The Klebsiella africana sequence GCGCTCACGCGATATTGTTGCCCGTTTTGGCGGAGAGGAGTTTATGGTGCTGCTGACCAACAGCAGTAAAGAAACGGCCTGGCAGGCAGCCGAACGCATTCGTCAGCGAGTCTACGATCTGAAGATCCCCCATATGTTTAATGAAAGCGTCGCGACCAACGTCACCATCAGCATTGGCCTGACGCCATTGATTGATGACAACATTGAGCAAGCGCTGGCGCGAGCCGATGGGGCACTTTATGAGGCCAAAAATAAAGGCCGAAACATTATTCTTGCTAGCTAGTTTTCGCGCGCCGCGACGCCGATAAAATTCTTGCCATGCCGTCTGCAAACAACTAATATCAGGAATCATTATCATTTAGATTTGTATCTGGAAATCGCATGGCCTGGCGTTCTCTTCCTCTCAGCGATGAACTCATCTGGCGGGCTCCCCTCCCGACGGCCGAGCGCGCTCTGGCGGAGAGTATTCGGGAAAAAATCGCGACCCTGCGTCCCCATCTGCTCGATTTCCTGCGCCTTGACGAACCCGCGCCACGGCACGCGTTAACGCTTGCCGAATGGTCGCAATCCACCGCCTTACGCTCTCTGCTGGCAACTTACTCCGATCATATCTATCGTCATCAACCGACGCTGCCGCAGGAACAGAAGCCCCTGCTCTCGCTCTGGGCGCAATGGTATATCGGACTGCTGGTGCCGCCGCTAATGCTGGCGCTGCTCAATGAACCGCAAGGCCTCAGCCTGGCGCCAGAACATTTCCATGTCGAATTTCATGAAAGCGGCCGGGCGGCATGCTTCTGGATTGATGTGCATAGCGATCCCGACATCGAGAGGCTTTCACCACAGGCGCGGATGGATGCCCTGGTAACGCGCACCCTGCAGCCGGTTGTTGAGGCGCTGGCGGCGACGGGCGAGATCAATAGCAAACTTATCTGGAGCAATACGGGTTATTTGATTAACTGGTATCTTGGGGAAATGCGCGCGCTGCTGGGTGAGGAACGGCTTGCCACGTTACGTCAGCACTGCTTCTTTGAAAAACAGCTCGCCGATGGCCAGGATAACCCGCTGTGGCGAACGGTGGTGCTGCGTGAAGGGCAGTTAGTCCGACGCACCTGCTGTCAGCGCTATCGCCTGCCGGATGTCCAACAGTGCGGCGACTGCACCCTAAAATAACCCCCAGCAGGTCATAAAACGGGCGGCCGTCGCCGCCCGCTCATCGTTATGCGGTCTGTTGACTCTCCTGCTCCGCCCGTTCGGCCTCTTCCGCTTCCTGGGCAAGGAGCTGTTTCTCATACACCTTAAAGAACGGGAAGTAGATAATCGCCGACACACAGGCCAGCACGATCACCAGAATCGCCGCCCTGAAATCCCAGCCCAGCGCCCAGGCCCCGCCAATCGGCGCAGGTGCCGTCCACGGTACTACCGAGATAACGCGGCCAATCAGATCCAGCTTCATTGCCGCCCAGGCCAGCACCGCGTTCACCATCGGCGCCAGCAGGAACGGAATAAAGAACACCGGGTTCATAACGATAGGCGTGCCGAAGATAACCGGTTCGTTAATATTAAACAGGCTTGGCACCACGCTCAGACGGCCAATGGAACGCAAATGCGCTGAGCGGCTGCGCAGGTAACAGAACACCAGCCCCATGGTGGCGCCAGAACCGCCGACCACGATAAAGAAGGTCCAGAACGCCTCCATAAAGATATGCGGCAAAGGCGCGCCCTGGGCCAGCGCCTGCTGGTTCATACCGAGGTTGGTCAGCCAGAACATCTGCAGCATCCCGGACACAATCGCCGCACCATGGATCCCGGCAAACCACAACAGATGACCAATAAGCACCGCCAGCAGAATTGCCGGCAGAGAATCAGCTGCCGAAACCAGTGGTTTGAAAATAGCCATAATGGCCTGCGGGATCAGCATGTCAAAATGGTGTTGAATAAACAGGCTCAGTGGATACAGCGTCAGCACAACCACCAGCACAGGGATCAGCAGATCAAACGAGTTTTTGATCATCGGCGGAACCTGATCCGGCAGCCGGATGCCGATGTTATGCGCCTTAAGAAAACGCATCATCTCTACACAGAATATCGCCACCAGAATCGCGGTAAAGATCCCGGTGCCCCCGAGGCTATCCACCGGCAGCGTGCCATTCGTCTTCGGCGCGGCAATCAGCAAAAAGGCCATGATCGACAGCATTGCGCACATAAAGGGATCAAGCTGATTGGATTTCTCGTAGTGCTTACCGAGATTGTAGGAGATTGCGGCGCAAATGTAGATCGACATGATCCCCATCGTCATATCAAAGGGGGTCAAAATACGTCCTTCAAACTCTTTTGCCAGATCCAACCAGGCGCGGGCAAAACCCCAGGTGGTATCAGGCGAGAAAGGAGGATAAGCAAATACCAGCAGGAATGATCCGACGATCATAAATGGCATCGCTGAGATAAAACCGTCACGAATAGCCATGACGTGACGCTGCGATGAGATCCGCCCTGCGATGGGGCTAATGTAATTTTCTACAAAGCGAAATATCAAATTAAACGCAGCATGGTTAGCAGACATAGTAGCCCTCCTGACAGGCTATAGATACTGGCCCAACAACGATTACCTTGCCGTTACGATGACCGCTTTTTGAGTCAGCAAGCCGCTGATCGATTATGTCACCGGCTATACTGTTCATGATCCAACGATTCATACACGGCTCTTTTGTTATAAATAAACGGAGAAGTGACTGTTCCAGTATTCATCTCAACGCGATTAACCGCAACCGGTTACAGTAACCGGTTACGGTGAATGTGAAGGAGATCGACAAAATAGAAAGAATCTGGATTGTTGGCATCGATATTTACACTCCGCCGGGCTTGTGACAGATTTAAACAGGCTTTAATCAGGAGAATCCAATGAGTCTGCAGTCTGTACGGCAGTTTTTTGCCGAACA is a genomic window containing:
- the fhuF gene encoding siderophore-iron reductase FhuF, whose amino-acid sequence is MAWRSLPLSDELIWRAPLPTAERALAESIREKIATLRPHLLDFLRLDEPAPRHALTLAEWSQSTALRSLLATYSDHIYRHQPTLPQEQKPLLSLWAQWYIGLLVPPLMLALLNEPQGLSLAPEHFHVEFHESGRAACFWIDVHSDPDIERLSPQARMDALVTRTLQPVVEALAATGEINSKLIWSNTGYLINWYLGEMRALLGEERLATLRQHCFFEKQLADGQDNPLWRTVVLREGQLVRRTCCQRYRLPDVQQCGDCTLK
- a CDS encoding PTS sugar transporter subunit IIC — its product is MSANHAAFNLIFRFVENYISPIAGRISSQRHVMAIRDGFISAMPFMIVGSFLLVFAYPPFSPDTTWGFARAWLDLAKEFEGRILTPFDMTMGIMSIYICAAISYNLGKHYEKSNQLDPFMCAMLSIMAFLLIAAPKTNGTLPVDSLGGTGIFTAILVAIFCVEMMRFLKAHNIGIRLPDQVPPMIKNSFDLLIPVLVVVLTLYPLSLFIQHHFDMLIPQAIMAIFKPLVSAADSLPAILLAVLIGHLLWFAGIHGAAIVSGMLQMFWLTNLGMNQQALAQGAPLPHIFMEAFWTFFIVVGGSGATMGLVFCYLRSRSAHLRSIGRLSVVPSLFNINEPVIFGTPIVMNPVFFIPFLLAPMVNAVLAWAAMKLDLIGRVISVVPWTAPAPIGGAWALGWDFRAAILVIVLACVSAIIYFPFFKVYEKQLLAQEAEEAERAEQESQQTA